One genomic window of Streptomyces sp. NBC_01498 includes the following:
- a CDS encoding wHTH domain-containing protein: protein MSREPVPQAAESADPDDVLIASKYLNSRYPWQDPAEQVPYGRVLLIAATLKWDPAAVAVRLEALGYADIERPEGPFPGAVEPDDVRLITGVDRRFGAQPIDLGTTVSLRQVAESAALTNRAPADVARRLTDLGYRVGTGAGPLPESPHLRDITLVRADRRGEYFDWGAEVSAGQVLELAQELSCSPYVAAARMVALGLRLPYTPDPGDEQLLGHRDATSTTPNGGGWYGRWWSPPVGHILTVARETGRSHADIIARLRELGCQPPDGNVPDEPEPDDLVLLSENVDGRAPWMVKNHSVGLRVRHILRASLATGRSPAYVAGRLTELGHWLHENAILPETADEADIRLLATLTRSYKDDVHLEDVLRSATLTGRSPSDVAARLTALGHRLPDEATYPDIRPLARAE from the coding sequence ATGTCCCGCGAACCCGTACCGCAGGCCGCCGAGTCCGCGGACCCGGACGACGTCCTGATCGCCAGCAAGTATCTGAACAGCCGATACCCCTGGCAGGATCCCGCCGAGCAGGTGCCGTACGGGCGCGTGCTGCTCATCGCGGCCACGCTGAAGTGGGACCCCGCCGCCGTCGCCGTACGGCTGGAAGCACTGGGGTACGCCGACATCGAGCGCCCCGAAGGCCCGTTCCCCGGCGCCGTCGAGCCCGACGACGTGCGGCTGATCACCGGTGTGGACAGGAGGTTCGGCGCCCAGCCGATCGACCTCGGCACGACCGTGTCCCTGCGGCAGGTGGCCGAGTCGGCGGCTCTGACCAACCGCGCCCCGGCCGATGTCGCACGGCGGCTGACCGACCTCGGTTACCGGGTCGGGACCGGCGCCGGGCCGCTGCCGGAGTCCCCCCATCTCCGTGACATCACCCTGGTCCGTGCCGACCGCAGGGGCGAGTACTTCGACTGGGGCGCCGAGGTGTCCGCCGGTCAGGTGCTGGAGCTGGCACAGGAGCTGTCGTGCAGCCCGTACGTCGCCGCCGCACGGATGGTCGCGCTCGGGCTGCGGCTGCCGTACACCCCCGACCCCGGCGACGAGCAGCTCCTCGGACACCGGGACGCCACCTCCACCACCCCCAACGGCGGCGGATGGTACGGCCGGTGGTGGTCCCCGCCCGTCGGGCACATCCTGACCGTCGCCCGTGAGACGGGCCGCTCGCACGCGGACATCATCGCCCGGCTGCGTGAACTGGGCTGCCAGCCGCCGGACGGGAACGTGCCCGACGAGCCGGAGCCGGACGACCTCGTCCTCCTCAGTGAGAACGTCGACGGCCGGGCGCCCTGGATGGTCAAGAACCACTCCGTCGGACTGCGCGTACGGCACATCCTGCGCGCGTCCCTCGCCACCGGGCGCAGCCCCGCGTACGTCGCCGGGCGGCTGACCGAACTGGGCCACTGGCTGCACGAGAACGCGATCCTGCCGGAGACCGCCGACGAGGCCGACATCCGTCTGCTGGCCACACTCACCCGCTCGTACAAGGACGACGTCCACCTGGAGGACGTCCTGCGCAGCGCGACCCTGACGGGCCGCAGCCCGTCGGACGTCGCCGCCCGTCTGACCGCTCTGGGCCACCGCCTGCCGGACGAGGCGACGTACCCGGACATCCGGCCGCTGGCGCGCGCGGAGTAG
- a CDS encoding STM4015 family protein, translating into MSYAHHVEQFHGLPAYNFPPYADPAALPPADAVAWRFEREPYDFEEDADVCWKRFTESVEMEKVRAMIFGQPWYDGDGGMSDDGLIQLAPRLTALEALFLGDLEDEQAMISTIYQSDLAPLLAAFPHLKELAIRGGEGLDFPVSGHDELRVLRVESGGLPPHAAEHIAAARLPSLERLELWLGDENYGGGVTVEQLAPLFAGEGKPALRHLGLQNSFIQDELAVALGAATVVPQLTSLSLSMGTLSDDGAEALLQGQPLTHLHELDLSFHFLSHAMMLRLWTALEPAGVRVNLTVRHQAEPDDWDEDGRYIAASE; encoded by the coding sequence TTGTCCTACGCGCACCATGTCGAGCAGTTCCACGGACTGCCCGCGTACAACTTCCCTCCGTACGCCGATCCCGCCGCCCTGCCCCCCGCCGACGCCGTCGCCTGGCGCTTCGAGCGGGAGCCGTACGACTTCGAGGAGGACGCGGACGTCTGCTGGAAGCGCTTCACCGAGTCGGTGGAGATGGAGAAGGTACGGGCGATGATCTTCGGACAGCCCTGGTACGACGGCGACGGCGGCATGTCCGACGACGGACTGATCCAACTCGCGCCCCGGCTCACCGCGCTCGAAGCGCTGTTCCTCGGTGATCTGGAGGACGAGCAGGCGATGATCTCCACGATCTACCAGAGCGACCTCGCCCCGCTCCTGGCCGCCTTCCCCCATCTCAAGGAACTGGCGATACGCGGCGGGGAGGGGCTCGACTTCCCCGTCTCCGGCCACGACGAACTGCGCGTCCTGCGCGTCGAGTCCGGCGGGCTGCCCCCGCACGCGGCCGAACACATCGCCGCCGCCCGGCTGCCGTCGCTGGAGCGGCTGGAGCTGTGGCTCGGCGACGAGAACTACGGCGGCGGCGTCACGGTCGAGCAGCTCGCCCCGCTGTTCGCGGGCGAGGGCAAGCCCGCGCTGCGCCATCTCGGCCTCCAGAACAGCTTCATCCAGGACGAGTTGGCCGTCGCGCTCGGCGCCGCGACGGTCGTGCCGCAGCTCACCTCACTGAGCCTGTCGATGGGCACACTCTCCGACGACGGGGCGGAGGCACTCCTCCAGGGGCAGCCGCTCACCCATCTCCACGAACTCGACCTGTCCTTCCACTTCCTCAGCCACGCCATGATGCTGCGGCTCTGGACGGCCCTGGAGCCGGCGGGGGTGCGGGTGAATCTGACCGTGAGGCACCAGGCCGAGCCGGACGACTGGGACGAGGACGGCCGGTACATCGCGGCGTCCGAATGA
- a CDS encoding DUF4253 domain-containing protein → MATLPNPLPALATDPSGREAGLDLPPGRLVDETIDGTWHEPLLWYADEPAAPGAWAGMLSARRTAGLHPLLVHGGHRKEWPESWDLSPESVSYPGDHDAEDVLAEMWEGLEDDEWPGPAAAPAGSSADPDKEAAEVASILTDEGSWMHGARLALVPARRSADIPAAIGWTGPVNHEDDVARLSAVLRSWEDRFGIRVVGLTFDQLVVSVAAPPTTQEEAEALAAEHFAFCPDNIQQGRHTTLSAYAAHQVLGQPAWTFWWD, encoded by the coding sequence ATGGCGACGCTCCCCAATCCTCTGCCCGCTCTGGCCACCGACCCCTCGGGCCGGGAGGCCGGTCTCGACCTGCCGCCCGGCAGGCTGGTCGACGAGACGATCGACGGGACCTGGCACGAACCACTGCTCTGGTACGCGGACGAACCGGCGGCCCCCGGGGCGTGGGCCGGGATGCTGTCGGCCCGCAGGACCGCCGGGCTGCATCCGCTGCTGGTCCACGGCGGGCACCGCAAGGAGTGGCCCGAGTCGTGGGACCTGAGCCCGGAGTCGGTGTCGTATCCGGGTGACCACGACGCGGAGGACGTCCTCGCGGAGATGTGGGAGGGCCTGGAGGACGACGAGTGGCCGGGGCCGGCGGCGGCTCCGGCGGGGTCGTCGGCCGACCCGGACAAGGAGGCGGCCGAGGTCGCCTCGATCCTCACCGACGAGGGCAGTTGGATGCACGGCGCCCGTCTGGCCCTGGTCCCGGCCCGCCGCAGCGCGGACATCCCGGCGGCGATCGGCTGGACGGGCCCGGTCAATCACGAGGACGACGTGGCACGGCTGTCGGCGGTGCTGCGGTCGTGGGAGGACCGGTTCGGCATACGGGTGGTGGGCCTCACCTTCGACCAGCTGGTGGTCTCGGTGGCCGCCCCGCCGACGACCCAGGAGGAGGCGGAGGCGCTCGCGGCGGAGCACTTCGCGTTCTGCCCGGACAACATCCAGCAGGGCCGCCACACGACCCTGTCGGCCTACGCGGCCCACCAGGTGCTGGGGCAGCCGGCGTGGACGTTCTGGTGGGATTGA
- a CDS encoding DUF2089 domain-containing protein has protein sequence MDWQELTDLTRGQPFVVERVRLAGSGVAIEGQFEPPQLAQLDIEDQVFVAAFVRSHGSIKEMERIFGVSYPTIKSRLKRIAEHLDFVDSDPAPTGASDVVDRLRRGEITAQEALAELEGPR, from the coding sequence GTGGACTGGCAGGAACTGACGGACCTGACGCGCGGCCAGCCGTTCGTGGTCGAGCGGGTCCGCCTCGCCGGCAGCGGCGTCGCGATCGAGGGGCAGTTCGAGCCGCCGCAGCTGGCTCAACTCGACATCGAGGACCAGGTGTTCGTCGCCGCGTTCGTACGGTCGCACGGGTCGATCAAGGAGATGGAGCGGATCTTCGGGGTCAGCTACCCGACGATCAAGTCCCGGCTGAAACGGATCGCCGAGCACCTCGACTTCGTGGACAGCGACCCGGCGCCCACCGGCGCCTCTGACGTCGTCGACCGTCTGCGACGGGGAGAGATCACCGCCCAGGAGGCGCTGGCCGAGCTGGAGGGACCTCGATGA
- a CDS encoding SHOCT-like domain-containing protein, protein MNEQRRQILEMLAGGKITADEAERLITALERDRPDSSPGTPSGPKSRPKYLRVVVESTDGSADGEDGASRVNIRVPLQLLRAGVRLASLLPPQALARVNTELSKSGVPIDLTELKPQHLEDLVEQLDDVIVDVNDPDSKVQIFCE, encoded by the coding sequence GTGAACGAGCAACGCCGCCAGATCCTGGAGATGCTGGCCGGGGGCAAGATCACCGCCGACGAGGCCGAGCGGCTGATCACCGCCCTCGAACGAGACCGGCCCGACTCGTCGCCGGGCACCCCGTCCGGACCGAAGTCCCGCCCCAAGTACCTGCGCGTGGTGGTCGAATCGACGGACGGCTCCGCCGACGGCGAGGACGGGGCGAGCCGGGTCAACATCCGGGTTCCGCTGCAACTGCTGCGCGCCGGGGTCCGGCTCGCGAGTCTTCTCCCGCCGCAGGCGCTCGCCCGGGTCAACACGGAACTGAGCAAGTCAGGGGTGCCGATCGACCTCACCGAGCTCAAGCCGCAGCACCTTGAGGATCTTGTCGAGCAACTCGACGACGTCATCGTCGACGTCAACGACCCCGACTCCAAGGTGCAGATCTTCTGCGAGTGA
- a CDS encoding RNA polymerase sigma factor — translation MAGARELPPDDVLVSRLREGHEETFALVLDSWSGGMMRLAMSFVSTKASAEETVQDTWLAVIKGIGGFEGRSSLKTWVYRILVNTAKARGTKESRTVPLGSLLTEEEGPTVDPSRFRGAGEPYAGHWAVGQEPQPWHLPEEQVLRGEVRGVIAEAIDELPPRLRAVLVLRDVAGYGSAEVCSLLAVSAGNQRVLLHRARALLRGKLETYLTGAHEAVAGRELA, via the coding sequence ATGGCGGGCGCACGTGAACTGCCCCCGGACGACGTGCTGGTGAGCCGGCTGCGCGAGGGTCACGAGGAGACGTTCGCCTTGGTGCTGGACAGCTGGTCCGGCGGCATGATGCGCCTCGCGATGTCGTTCGTGTCGACCAAGGCGTCCGCCGAGGAGACCGTCCAGGACACCTGGCTGGCCGTCATCAAGGGCATCGGGGGCTTCGAGGGCCGGTCGTCGCTGAAGACCTGGGTCTACCGGATACTCGTCAACACGGCCAAGGCGCGCGGTACGAAGGAGAGCAGGACCGTTCCCCTCGGCAGTCTCCTCACGGAGGAGGAGGGCCCGACGGTCGACCCCTCGCGTTTCCGTGGTGCGGGTGAGCCGTACGCCGGGCACTGGGCCGTCGGTCAGGAGCCGCAGCCCTGGCACCTTCCCGAGGAGCAGGTACTGCGCGGCGAGGTACGCGGGGTGATCGCGGAGGCGATCGACGAGCTGCCGCCCCGTCTGCGCGCCGTGCTCGTGCTGCGCGATGTCGCGGGGTACGGCTCGGCCGAGGTGTGTTCCCTGCTGGCGGTCTCGGCCGGGAACCAGCGCGTTCTGCTGCACCGGGCCAGGGCACTGCTGCGTGGCAAACTGGAGACGTATCTGACCGGTGCCCATGAGGCTGTGGCCGGAAGGGAGCTGGCGTGA
- a CDS encoding anti-sigma factor family protein → MNCDEFVELVTDFLEGALSEEDEQRFVGHLAECAKCERYLDQFRQTIAATGELTPDGISSDARGLLLNAFRDWSRP, encoded by the coding sequence GTGAACTGCGACGAGTTCGTGGAACTGGTGACCGACTTCCTTGAGGGCGCCCTCTCCGAGGAGGACGAGCAGCGGTTCGTCGGCCACCTGGCCGAGTGTGCCAAGTGCGAGAGGTATCTGGATCAGTTCCGTCAGACCATCGCCGCGACCGGTGAACTGACCCCTGACGGGATCTCGTCCGACGCCAGGGGCCTGCTGCTCAACGCGTTCCGGGACTGGAGCCGACCGTAG
- a CDS encoding DM13 domain-containing protein → MCRTRRHRPLLRITTALVAVAVAVGLYLFQPWRLFTTVRVDEKPPTATAQPAASAPGQSPSTAAEQPLTGMFLSHEHETSGSVSVLEPGDGTTTLRLTDLRTSDGPALRVWLSDQPVERDGGGNLDDGEHIDLGSLKGNEGNQNYAIPAGTDLGEFSTVTIWCERFSVSFGAAELDRPA, encoded by the coding sequence ATGTGCCGAACCAGGCGCCACCGTCCCCTGCTCCGGATCACCACCGCACTGGTCGCCGTGGCCGTGGCTGTCGGGCTCTACCTCTTCCAGCCGTGGCGCCTGTTCACCACCGTCCGGGTGGACGAGAAGCCGCCGACCGCCACCGCGCAGCCTGCGGCGTCAGCCCCGGGGCAGTCCCCCTCGACCGCCGCCGAACAGCCGTTGACCGGCATGTTCCTCTCGCACGAGCACGAGACGAGCGGTTCGGTGTCCGTGCTCGAACCCGGTGACGGGACGACGACGCTGCGCCTGACGGACCTGCGTACCTCCGACGGCCCGGCGTTGCGGGTCTGGCTCAGCGACCAGCCGGTCGAGCGTGACGGGGGCGGCAACCTGGACGACGGTGAGCACATCGACCTCGGCTCCCTGAAGGGCAACGAGGGAAACCAGAACTACGCCATCCCGGCGGGAACGGACCTCGGCGAGTTCTCCACCGTGACGATCTGGTGCGAACGCTTCAGCGTGTCCTTCGGCGCGGCCGAACTGGATCGCCCCGCCTGA
- a CDS encoding CDP-diacylglycerol diphosphatase, which translates to MNDHKDSHGVSRRQFVTLSGTIGAAGLLAGAGAAGSAAATADPVYGEPLTGSCPTPPPPGGANPCPPAQLQALCGSPTDTDPLWRDVQSCTQGTPGPNCLHVTPNYVVLHGSPQNQQNYLLLPSCRIKGIECPFITTSAAANYWNDAWENARSGGSVPVQYPNIGLGINSQIARRFDQLHIHMAGVRPSTQRRLQELEMTGRMATQPSQWAASQYQVAVSGPPGAGDRTYRALRLPNLGQNLFTLLSRYVVVPNGLAMANQTLIVVPKMTAAGFAGTFYVLNSDPSLHDGTSTCDFLLVYR; encoded by the coding sequence ATGAATGACCACAAGGATTCGCACGGGGTTTCCCGGCGTCAATTCGTCACGCTCTCCGGCACCATTGGTGCCGCCGGGCTCCTGGCCGGCGCGGGCGCGGCCGGGAGCGCGGCGGCGACGGCCGACCCGGTGTACGGCGAGCCGTTGACCGGCTCGTGCCCCACGCCGCCCCCGCCCGGGGGCGCGAACCCCTGCCCGCCCGCCCAGCTCCAAGCCCTCTGCGGCAGCCCGACCGACACCGATCCGCTGTGGCGGGACGTCCAGTCCTGCACGCAGGGGACCCCGGGCCCCAACTGCCTTCACGTCACCCCGAATTATGTGGTGCTGCACGGCAGCCCGCAGAACCAGCAAAATTATCTTCTGCTGCCGAGTTGCCGGATCAAGGGCATCGAATGCCCTTTCATCACGACCTCGGCGGCGGCGAACTACTGGAACGACGCGTGGGAAAATGCACGAAGCGGGGGGAGTGTTCCTGTTCAGTACCCCAATATCGGATTGGGGATCAACTCGCAGATCGCCCGGCGTTTCGACCAGCTGCACATTCATATGGCCGGTGTCCGGCCGAGCACACAGCGGCGTCTGCAAGAGCTGGAAATGACGGGCCGTATGGCGACCCAGCCCTCGCAATGGGCCGCCTCCCAGTACCAGGTGGCCGTCTCCGGCCCCCCGGGCGCGGGGGACCGCACGTACCGGGCCCTGAGGCTCCCCAACCTCGGGCAGAACCTCTTCACTCTGCTGTCCCGGTACGTGGTGGTGCCGAACGGGCTCGCCATGGCGAATCAAACGCTGATCGTGGTCCCGAAGATGACGGCGGCCGGGTTCGCCGGGACGTTCTACGTTCTGAACAGCGACCCCTCACTCCACGACGGCACGAGCACGTGCGACTTCCTGCTCGTGTACCGCTGA
- a CDS encoding ATP-binding protein, with the protein MNETKPSPATRECFYRRERRSVPAARQFVREAVIDWALGTRLDDVLLCVSELATNALIHGVPPGRGYRLRLRLLPDGVFRVEVHDSGDGRPDVREPCGESGRGLMLVAALADKWGVAERSPGKIVWCEFVI; encoded by the coding sequence GTGAATGAGACGAAACCATCCCCCGCGACACGCGAGTGCTTCTACCGCCGTGAGCGCCGATCCGTGCCCGCCGCCAGGCAGTTCGTACGTGAGGCGGTGATCGACTGGGCCCTCGGGACCCGGCTGGACGACGTTTTGCTGTGCGTGAGCGAGCTGGCGACCAACGCCCTCATCCACGGGGTCCCGCCGGGCCGGGGCTACCGGCTGCGGCTGCGGTTGCTCCCGGACGGGGTGTTCCGGGTCGAGGTGCACGACAGCGGCGACGGCCGGCCCGACGTCCGCGAGCCGTGCGGCGAGTCGGGCCGGGGCCTGATGCTCGTCGCGGCGCTCGCCGACAAGTGGGGGGTGGCGGAACGCAGCCCCGGCAAGATTGTGTGGTGCGAGTTCGTGATCTGA
- a CDS encoding helix-turn-helix domain-containing protein, producing the protein MHNKKRLRKNASAMKLVGSLVSLFRQVAGLTQRQLAEIACVHEETIASVEQGRRLLKPDLAELLDQVLDTKGALMTALEHMPEVDLYPAWAEQFIDTEAEAIAISWYENQVVPGLLQTESYARAVFRNRVPAFTADEIIRRTTARIERQSIFAREEPPTCSFVISEAVLHDRLGDEETYREQLRHLRESADLPWLTLQIMPFGRNTHAGLNGPFVLMETPEHQHVAYIENQRGSLFVEDPDEVSILARKYAMLRTQALNPEHTKGLLDRLLGE; encoded by the coding sequence ATGCACAACAAAAAGCGACTGCGGAAGAACGCCTCGGCGATGAAGCTCGTGGGCTCACTGGTGTCCCTCTTCCGGCAGGTGGCGGGCCTGACGCAGCGCCAACTCGCCGAGATCGCCTGTGTACACGAGGAGACGATCGCGTCGGTGGAGCAGGGCCGTCGGCTGCTGAAGCCCGACCTGGCGGAGCTGCTGGATCAAGTGCTGGACACAAAAGGGGCGTTGATGACGGCGCTTGAGCACATGCCGGAGGTGGACCTGTATCCGGCGTGGGCCGAGCAGTTCATCGACACGGAGGCGGAGGCCATCGCCATCTCCTGGTACGAGAACCAGGTGGTGCCCGGTCTGCTCCAGACCGAGAGCTACGCGCGAGCCGTGTTCCGCAACAGGGTGCCCGCCTTCACCGCGGACGAGATCATCAGGCGTACCACCGCGCGTATCGAGCGCCAGAGTATCTTCGCGCGCGAGGAGCCGCCGACGTGCAGCTTCGTGATCAGTGAAGCCGTACTCCACGACCGGCTGGGCGACGAGGAGACCTACCGGGAACAGCTCCGCCATCTCCGGGAGAGCGCCGACCTCCCGTGGCTGACCCTCCAGATCATGCCGTTCGGCCGGAACACCCACGCGGGACTCAACGGACCGTTCGTCCTGATGGAGACACCCGAGCATCAGCACGTCGCCTACATCGAGAATCAGCGGGGCAGCCTCTTTGTCGAGGACCCGGATGAGGTCAGCATCCTGGCTCGCAAATATGCGATGCTGCGGACGCAGGCCCTCAACCCTGAACATACGAAGGGCCTGTTGGACCGGCTGCTAGGAGAGTAA
- a CDS encoding DUF397 domain-containing protein, translated as MSTPRQWFKSSYSGTEGGNCLEVAYEWRKSSYSGDEGGACVEVGYHWSKSSYSSEEGGDCVEVAAHPAAVHVRDSKVSDGPVLTVAPTAWAAFTSDVVR; from the coding sequence ATGAGCACCCCACGTCAGTGGTTCAAGTCCAGCTACAGCGGCACCGAGGGCGGCAACTGCCTCGAAGTCGCCTATGAGTGGCGCAAGTCGAGCTACAGCGGCGACGAGGGCGGCGCCTGCGTCGAGGTCGGCTACCACTGGTCCAAGTCCAGCTACAGCAGCGAGGAAGGCGGCGACTGCGTCGAGGTCGCCGCGCACCCCGCCGCCGTGCACGTCCGGGACTCCAAGGTCTCCGACGGGCCGGTGCTCACCGTCGCCCCCACCGCCTGGGCGGCCTTCACCTCGGACGTCGTCCGCTGA
- a CDS encoding alpha/beta fold hydrolase has translation MSSTETEKRIKVNGTELLVRDTGEENLPVVLALHSLFLDGRMFEGFKDAAAGSYRVIRPDFRGQGGSAAAEGDFIHLDTVTADVIALAEALGLEQVHLLAQSMGGDVGFRVAAARPGLIRSMVALGSSACSEPAGQLVVFREWVDKVGRQGFVGDVLQETMEIMFGATTRDDPAKRDIVALWESRIAEVPRTLRPAMAGVIERGTAVHLLPRISAPVFIVSGEEDKPRPVPWQDEMAEHLPNATLWRLEKIGHSPILEAPDVVLPRVLDFYDQVEKS, from the coding sequence ATGAGCAGCACCGAAACCGAGAAGCGGATCAAGGTCAACGGAACGGAGCTCTTGGTCCGTGACACCGGCGAGGAGAACCTTCCCGTCGTCCTGGCCCTCCACTCGCTGTTCCTCGACGGCCGCATGTTCGAGGGCTTCAAGGACGCCGCCGCCGGTAGCTACCGGGTGATCCGCCCGGACTTCCGCGGTCAGGGCGGGAGCGCCGCGGCCGAGGGCGACTTCATCCATCTGGACACCGTCACCGCCGACGTCATCGCGCTGGCGGAAGCCCTGGGCCTGGAGCAGGTGCACCTGCTCGCCCAGTCCATGGGCGGTGACGTGGGCTTCCGGGTGGCCGCGGCCCGGCCCGGACTGATCAGGTCGATGGTCGCCCTCGGCTCGTCTGCCTGTTCCGAGCCCGCCGGTCAACTCGTCGTCTTCCGCGAGTGGGTCGACAAGGTCGGCCGCCAGGGCTTCGTCGGTGACGTGCTCCAGGAGACCATGGAGATCATGTTCGGCGCCACCACGCGCGACGACCCAGCCAAACGGGACATCGTCGCGCTGTGGGAGTCGCGGATCGCCGAAGTACCCAGGACCCTGCGCCCCGCGATGGCGGGTGTCATCGAGCGCGGCACCGCCGTGCACCTGCTGCCGCGGATCAGCGCGCCGGTCTTCATCGTGTCCGGCGAGGAGGACAAACCGCGTCCCGTCCCGTGGCAGGACGAAATGGCCGAGCACCTGCCGAACGCCACCCTGTGGCGCCTGGAGAAGATCGGTCACAGCCCCATCCTCGAAGCCCCGGACGTCGTACTTCCCCGCGTTCTCGACTTCTACGACCAGGTGGAGAAGTCCTAG
- a CDS encoding ABC transporter permease encodes MEGTIEQAAKSPAAQGAAARGGAQRVLVLTGRYGTPGVLVLLLIGFTAAGPTFLTGQNLLNILNQSATLAVVAGGLTLPLVAGKFDLSFAAVVSLSGILAVGFLERGGLPWFAAILLALAAAGIIGLVNGLLVAQLRIDPIVATLGTSTMLLGLNYAYSSGTPITLDSGPFTEIARGSVLGVPAPVILAAAVLGGLWVALNFTLLGHHMRAVGTNQVAARMAGVRVARITVIAFVICGLCAGLAGVLLSARIGSGQVTAGDGYLLNAFAAVFLGASVVRDGEFHIVGTLVGVLIVTVTFNGLSLLGAESYVQFLFQGGILVAATALSSTSRRMLLDSARR; translated from the coding sequence ATGGAAGGCACCATCGAACAAGCGGCGAAGTCGCCGGCCGCCCAGGGGGCCGCCGCACGGGGCGGCGCACAGCGCGTTCTGGTTCTGACGGGCAGGTACGGAACCCCCGGCGTCCTCGTCCTGCTCCTGATCGGCTTCACCGCCGCCGGTCCGACGTTCCTGACCGGTCAGAACCTGCTGAACATCCTCAACCAGAGCGCCACCCTGGCCGTCGTCGCCGGCGGCCTCACCCTGCCGCTGGTGGCGGGCAAGTTCGACCTCAGCTTCGCGGCCGTGGTCAGTCTCTCCGGCATCCTGGCGGTCGGCTTCCTGGAGCGCGGCGGACTGCCCTGGTTCGCCGCCATCCTGCTCGCCCTCGCGGCGGCCGGAATCATCGGGCTGGTCAACGGGCTGCTCGTCGCGCAGCTGCGCATCGACCCGATCGTCGCCACCCTGGGCACCAGCACCATGCTGCTGGGCCTCAACTACGCGTATTCCAGCGGCACACCCATCACTCTCGATTCCGGACCCTTCACGGAGATCGCGCGCGGCTCGGTGCTGGGCGTCCCCGCGCCCGTCATCCTCGCCGCGGCCGTGCTCGGCGGTCTGTGGGTCGCGCTGAACTTCACGCTGCTGGGGCACCACATGCGGGCGGTGGGCACCAACCAGGTGGCCGCCCGCATGGCCGGCGTACGGGTGGCCCGCATCACCGTGATCGCCTTTGTGATCTGCGGACTGTGCGCGGGCCTGGCGGGCGTCCTGCTGTCGGCGCGCATCGGCAGCGGGCAGGTGACGGCCGGTGACGGCTATCTGCTGAACGCGTTCGCGGCGGTGTTCCTGGGCGCGTCCGTGGTCAGGGACGGTGAATTCCACATCGTGGGCACGCTCGTGGGCGTGCTCATCGTCACCGTCACCTTCAACGGCCTGTCCCTGCTGGGCGCCGAGTCCTACGTCCAGTTCCTCTTCCAGGGCGGAATCCTGGTCGCCGCCACCGCCTTGAGCAGCACCAGCCGGCGCATGCTGCTCGACTCGGCCCGGCGCTGA